One Paraburkholderia sp. IMGN_8 DNA window includes the following coding sequences:
- the pgm gene encoding phosphoglucomutase (alpha-D-glucose-1,6-bisphosphate-dependent), which produces MNISPLAGKPAPLAMLVNVPRLVTSYYTERPDPAIPAQRVAFGTSGHRGSAFARSFNEWHVLAITQAICRYRRQQGIDGPLFIGIDTHALSEPAYASALEVLAANGVELMIAQNSEYTPTPAVSHAIVAYNRGRTAGLADGIVVTPSHNPPESGGFKYNPPSGGPADEAVTGWIEASANGFLESKLDGVLRMRLSKALRATTTHRHDFLNAYVGDLVSVIDMDVVRGAPILLGVDPLGGAGVHYWGPIAERYGLNLSVINDDVDPTFRFMGVDWDGQIRMDPSSPYAMQTLIDQKDRFDVAFACDTDHDRHGVVTRHAGLLPPNHYLTVLIDYLYSHRPQWRAHAAVGKTVVSSQMIDRVSEKLGRALYEVPVGFKWFVDGLLDGSLGFCGEESAGASCLRLDGTAWTTDKDGIVPALLSAEITIRAGRDPAEIYRDLTQRMGDPVERRVQAAATAQQRALLGRLSPAQFPHTELAGERIEQVLDRAPGNHAAIGGIKVITKNGWFAARPSGTEDIYKIYAESFLGEDHLTRIVEEAQAMVDSALADHATTHDGAQP; this is translated from the coding sequence ATGAACATCAGTCCTCTCGCTGGCAAGCCGGCACCCCTTGCGATGCTGGTCAACGTCCCCCGGCTTGTCACGTCGTACTACACCGAAAGACCTGACCCCGCGATCCCCGCGCAGCGGGTCGCGTTCGGCACATCCGGGCATCGCGGCTCGGCGTTCGCGCGCAGCTTCAATGAGTGGCATGTGCTCGCCATCACGCAGGCGATCTGCCGTTATCGGCGGCAGCAGGGTATCGACGGCCCGCTGTTTATCGGCATCGATACGCATGCATTGTCTGAACCGGCTTACGCGAGTGCGCTGGAGGTGTTGGCCGCCAATGGCGTTGAGCTCATGATTGCGCAAAACAGCGAATACACGCCCACGCCGGCGGTGTCGCACGCCATCGTCGCGTACAACCGCGGCCGCACCGCGGGACTGGCGGACGGCATCGTGGTGACGCCGTCGCACAATCCACCGGAAAGCGGCGGTTTCAAATACAACCCGCCGAGTGGCGGCCCGGCCGACGAGGCCGTGACCGGCTGGATCGAAGCGTCAGCGAACGGATTTCTCGAAAGCAAGCTTGATGGCGTGCTGCGTATGCGTTTATCGAAGGCGCTGCGCGCCACGACGACGCATCGGCATGACTTCCTCAACGCTTACGTGGGCGATCTCGTCAGCGTCATCGATATGGATGTGGTGCGTGGCGCGCCGATCCTCCTGGGAGTCGACCCGCTTGGTGGCGCGGGTGTGCACTACTGGGGGCCGATTGCCGAGCGCTATGGCCTGAATCTGAGCGTGATCAACGACGACGTCGATCCAACCTTCCGCTTCATGGGCGTCGATTGGGATGGGCAGATTCGTATGGATCCGTCGTCGCCGTATGCGATGCAAACGCTGATCGACCAGAAGGATCGCTTTGACGTGGCTTTTGCGTGCGACACCGATCACGATCGCCATGGCGTCGTCACCCGGCACGCCGGGCTGCTGCCGCCGAATCACTATCTCACGGTCCTCATCGATTATCTGTATTCTCATCGCCCGCAGTGGCGCGCCCATGCGGCGGTGGGCAAGACCGTTGTCAGCAGCCAGATGATCGATCGCGTGAGCGAGAAGCTCGGTCGTGCGCTTTACGAAGTGCCGGTTGGATTCAAATGGTTTGTCGACGGGTTGCTCGACGGCTCGCTTGGCTTCTGCGGGGAGGAGAGTGCGGGCGCCAGCTGTCTGCGGCTCGACGGCACGGCGTGGACGACCGACAAGGATGGCATCGTACCCGCGTTGCTGTCGGCCGAGATCACGATACGCGCCGGGCGGGACCCCGCTGAAATCTACCGCGATCTGACCCAGAGGATGGGCGACCCGGTTGAACGTCGCGTGCAAGCTGCGGCCACAGCGCAGCAGCGTGCGCTGCTGGGGCGGCTTTCACCTGCGCAGTTTCCTCACACCGAACTGGCCGGCGAAAGGATCGAGCAGGTGCTCGACCGAGCGCCAGGTAATCACGCCGCGATTGGCGGCATCAAGGTAATCACGAAGAACGGCTGGTTCGCCGCGCGTCCGTCAGGAACTGAAGACATCTATAAGATCTACGCGGAGAGCTTCCTGGGTGAAGATCACCTGACTCGCATCGTTGAAGAGGCTCAGGCGATGGTCGATAGCGCGCTTGCGGACCACGCGACAACCCATGACGGCGCTCAGCCATAA
- a CDS encoding carboxypeptidase-like regulatory domain-containing protein has product MKKREVLLLQLIVVLGATLSGEIAVAADGSLPPTQRAGEVTYLSGGIGIDQSRAIKDVMRDYSLVLTFVGTTRNGNEYLSDVPVTITDVNGNTVLDTSSDGPFMLASLPKGRYTITASYKGKTEQRTVNISTSQHARQVFTWVM; this is encoded by the coding sequence ATGAAAAAACGTGAGGTCTTGCTCTTGCAGTTAATTGTGGTTCTGGGCGCCACACTCAGTGGGGAGATAGCGGTTGCGGCTGACGGGAGTCTTCCGCCGACGCAGCGTGCGGGGGAGGTGACATATTTGTCGGGAGGTATCGGGATAGATCAGTCGCGGGCCATCAAAGATGTTATGCGCGACTACTCTCTGGTGCTCACGTTCGTTGGTACGACGCGAAACGGGAATGAATATCTGTCCGACGTGCCGGTTACCATTACGGATGTGAACGGGAACACAGTTTTGGACACGTCGTCGGACGGCCCGTTTATGCTGGCGTCTCTTCCCAAAGGGCGTTATACGATCACCGCCAGCTACAAGGGAAAAACAGAACAACGCACGGTGAATATTTCGACTTCCCAGCACGCGCGCCAAGTGTTCACCTGGGTCATGTAA
- a CDS encoding phasin family protein: MNNRAIEQTADFSLHPFPALFDFQRDVLESLQKLTELNLAALRATVNEGQSAVSSWQFSLTPFAGAALSQQQFVERALSYAHHVKDIDTQLQAALIKAGKALRDQYADAWTRFGSNMGNGAPFGADAAVGAMQSVIAMMEKAVGETPEYVKRTTGAGSADRTAIIDIA, encoded by the coding sequence ATGAACAATCGCGCCATTGAACAAACCGCCGATTTCAGCCTACACCCGTTCCCCGCACTGTTTGATTTCCAGCGCGATGTACTCGAGAGCCTGCAGAAGCTGACTGAGTTGAATCTGGCGGCGCTGAGAGCCACCGTGAACGAAGGGCAAAGTGCCGTGTCATCGTGGCAATTCAGTCTGACGCCGTTCGCGGGGGCAGCCTTGTCGCAGCAGCAGTTTGTTGAGCGGGCCTTGTCCTACGCGCATCATGTCAAGGATATCGATACGCAGCTCCAGGCCGCACTGATAAAGGCGGGTAAGGCCCTGCGCGATCAATACGCTGACGCGTGGACCCGGTTCGGCTCGAACATGGGCAACGGTGCGCCGTTTGGTGCGGACGCCGCAGTGGGCGCAATGCAATCTGTCATTGCTATGATGGAAAAAGCAGTCGGCGAAACGCCCGAGTACGTCAAGCGCACGACTGGCGCTGGCAGCGCCGACCGTACCGCGATAATTGACATCGCCTAG
- a CDS encoding helix-turn-helix domain-containing protein: MQFDWYELFDELKRRGQFGSDAQLAEGLGLTRSQISAWRTGKSDLGTLTKIKILDALGHDTLRSAILSLLPEKNREEQIGLHEHLIARVNGRDHALEKEREDARETTGSPANLNRLLAALPPDERGRIEPHLSLVTMPLGQVVYESGDHLSHVYLPTTAIISMLYVMENGASAEIAVVGRDGLLGVALFMGGETMPNRAIVQSAGEAFRLSGQIVKDEFARGGAIQRLFLRYTQALITQMAQTAVCNRHHSIAQQFCRWLLLSLDRLESNDVHMTQELIANMLGVRRAGVTETARKLQDDGVIRYTRGLIEVLNRRALEVQVCECYKVVKRESDRLLGES, from the coding sequence ATGCAGTTCGATTGGTATGAGTTGTTCGATGAGCTGAAACGCCGAGGCCAGTTCGGCAGCGATGCGCAACTGGCCGAGGGTTTGGGGCTCACGCGCTCGCAAATCTCAGCGTGGCGGACCGGCAAGAGCGACCTCGGGACCCTGACCAAAATCAAGATCCTGGATGCGCTGGGCCACGACACGCTGCGCTCAGCGATACTGAGTCTCTTGCCCGAGAAAAATCGCGAAGAGCAGATCGGGCTTCATGAACACCTCATTGCGAGAGTCAACGGGCGAGATCACGCGCTCGAAAAGGAGCGCGAGGACGCCCGCGAAACGACCGGCTCCCCTGCGAACCTGAATCGTCTGCTGGCCGCATTGCCGCCCGACGAGCGCGGCCGTATCGAACCCCACCTCTCGCTGGTGACCATGCCGCTGGGCCAGGTGGTTTATGAATCAGGCGACCATCTCAGCCATGTCTATCTTCCGACCACCGCCATCATCTCCATGCTGTATGTCATGGAAAACGGTGCGTCCGCGGAGATTGCCGTGGTGGGTCGAGACGGACTGCTGGGTGTCGCGCTCTTTATGGGCGGCGAGACCATGCCGAACCGCGCGATTGTGCAGAGCGCCGGCGAGGCGTTTCGTCTGAGCGGCCAGATCGTGAAGGATGAGTTCGCTCGCGGCGGCGCCATACAGCGCCTTTTCCTGCGATACACGCAGGCGCTGATTACACAGATGGCACAAACCGCCGTTTGCAACCGGCATCATTCGATAGCCCAGCAGTTCTGCCGCTGGCTGCTCCTAAGCCTCGATCGCCTGGAGTCGAATGATGTGCACATGACGCAGGAACTGATTGCGAACATGTTGGGCGTGCGCAGAGCAGGCGTGACGGAGACGGCGAGAAAACTGCAGGATGACGGGGTCATCCGTTACACCCGGGGGCTGATCGAGGTCTTGAACCGTCGCGCCCTGGAAGTGCAGGTTTGCGAGTGCTACAAGGTGGTCAAACGCGAGAGTGACAGGCTTCTGGGCGAGTCGTGA
- a CDS encoding Crp/Fnr family transcriptional regulator produces the protein MLDTNQPHDNHLLAVLPEAEWARIGPHLVQVEMPLGQVVYESGDRLEHVYFPSTAIVSLLYVMEDGASGEIAIVGNEGVIGIALFMGGETTPSRAVVQSAGKAYRLEARILKEEFHRAGPMQRLLLRYTQALITQMAQTAVCNRHHSIDKQLCRWLLLSIDRLPSNELKMTQELIANMLGVRRPGVTEAAMKLQDAGLIRYSYGHIEVLDRPGLEKRVCECYGVVKREFDRLLPDLRAL, from the coding sequence ATGTTGGACACCAATCAACCGCATGACAACCACCTGCTTGCGGTCTTGCCTGAAGCAGAGTGGGCGCGCATCGGACCACATCTGGTACAAGTGGAGATGCCGCTGGGACAGGTCGTCTACGAATCGGGCGACCGCCTTGAGCATGTCTATTTCCCGTCCACCGCAATCGTTTCGCTGCTGTATGTGATGGAAGACGGCGCGTCAGGCGAGATTGCGATCGTCGGAAATGAGGGAGTGATCGGCATTGCCCTCTTCATGGGGGGCGAAACCACGCCAAGCCGGGCGGTCGTTCAGAGCGCGGGGAAGGCGTACCGGCTGGAGGCTCGCATCCTGAAGGAGGAGTTCCATCGCGCCGGCCCAATGCAACGGCTGCTGTTGCGTTATACCCAGGCGCTGATCACGCAGATGGCGCAGACTGCGGTGTGCAACCGGCATCATTCGATCGATAAGCAGTTGTGCCGCTGGTTGCTGCTGAGCATCGACCGCCTGCCGTCCAACGAACTGAAGATGACCCAGGAACTGATTGCCAACATGCTTGGCGTGCGCCGCCCCGGCGTCACCGAAGCGGCGATGAAGTTGCAGGATGCAGGCCTGATCCGCTACAGCTATGGTCACATCGAAGTGCTGGATCGACCGGGACTCGAAAAGCGCGTGTGCGAATGCTATGGCGTGGTGAAGCGGGAATTCGACCGCCTGTTGCCCGACCTGAGAGCGCTATAG
- a CDS encoding DUF3096 domain-containing protein encodes MPMLTNAGPLVSLIAGILILVVPRLLNYIVAIYLIVIGLLGLFGSHIH; translated from the coding sequence ATGCCCATGCTCACAAACGCCGGCCCGCTGGTTTCACTGATTGCCGGCATTCTGATTCTTGTTGTCCCACGTCTGTTGAACTACATCGTCGCGATCTACCTGATTGTTATTGGATTGCTGGGGCTTTTCGGGAGCCATATTCACTGA